A stretch of DNA from Streptomyces xanthii:
CTCCCTGACCGTCTCCGCGTCCGGCGCCGGCCTGTACCGCACCCGCGACGACGGCGCGCACTACGAGCGCATCGGTGTCCAGGGCGGCACCGTCAACGGCCTGGAGGTGAGCGGGAGGACGCTGCTCGCGGCGGGTCCGGTGGGCACCCACCGCACCGCGCTGCCGGCCCGCGACCCCGACTGGGGCACCACCGGTGGCGAGGGCACCCTCGGCAACGAGACCGCGCTGCTCAAGGTGTCCGCGCAGGACGAGAACGTCGTGTGGCGGGTCCGCCGGGGCCCGTGGGGCGACTTCGCCGTCGAGCGCAGCACCGACGGCGGCCGCGCCTGGGAGGAGAAGGGCCACGGCGAGGGCACCGTCTTCGCCCTCGAAGTGCACCCGGCCGACCCCGGCCAGGTGTACGTGGCCTACGGCAGCATCCGCAGCCAGGGCCTCTACGCCACCCGCGACGGCGGCGAGCACTGGAAGAACCTGCGCCAGGACACCCACCTCACGGCGCTCGCCGGCGACCCGTCCGATCCGGACACCCTGTGGCTCGGCGCCCCCGACGGCCTCTACCGCTCCGGCGACCGGGGCGAGGAGATGACGAAGCGGGCCGACGGCAAGGTCACCGCGATCCGGTTCGCGGGCGGGCGCCTGCTGGCCGGCGGCGACGCGATCCGCACGTCGACGGACGGCGGCCGCACCTTCCGCACCGGCGACACCGGCGGACTCCCCGTCCTGATCACGGACTTCGAGCGGATCGGCGACACGCTGTACGCGGGCTCCGGCGCCTTCTGGGAAACGGCGCTGCCGCGCGGCGGCCGGGGCGTCCTGCGCTCCACGGACGGCGGCCGCACCTGGCACAACGTCTCCACCGGGCTGCAGAACCTCGACGTCACCCAGCTCGCGACCGACGGCGAGGACCTGTACGCCGGCACGACCCTGGGAGGAGTGCACCGCCTGGACCTGACGGGCTGACCCCGGGACTGGTGTGCAGGTGAGCCCCCGTCCGGGAACCGTCCGGACGGGGGCTCACCTGCCAATGAGCAACTGCACGGCAGTGCTTGAGGCCGGATCAGATCTGACGGTTGGCCAGTAATCGCAAGGGTCTACGGGCGTAGCGCGGTGGTGCGGAGGGTAATGAGGTTACGGGCGCACACCTGACATGAACCTGCCGTAACTCGGGGTGAATGTTCGCGTCAGTACTTCCCGGTAACTAAGTGGCGTGGTACCACAGTTGTCGCAGAGATCCTGCTAAGGGAGGTTTTCATGAGACGTACCCGTATTGCGGCTTACGTTACATCGCTCCTCTTCGCCGCGACCGCCGTCCTCACCGGGGCGGCGACCGCACAGGCCGCGGGCACCGGCTACGTGGCGCTCGGCGACTCCTACTCCTCCGGGGTGGGCGCCGGCAGCTACGACAGCGCCAGCGGTTCGTGCAAGCGCTCCACCAAGGCCTACCCGGCCTTGTGGGCGGCGTCGCACTCGCCCGCCAGCTTCAACTTCGTGGCCTGCTCCGGCGCGGTCACGGGCGACGTGCTGAACAACCAGCTGGGTCCGCTCAATTCGAGCACCGGCCTCGTCTCCATCAGCATCGGAGGCAATGACGCCGGCTTCGCCGACGTCATGACGACCTGTGTGCTCTACTCCGAGTCCACCTGCGTCAACCGTGTCAACCAGGCGCGTGCGTACGTGACCTCGACCCTGCCCGCCAAGCTCGACGCCGTGTACCAGGCGATCAAGGCCAAGGCCCCGTCGGCCCGTGTCGTGGTCCTCGGCTACCCGCGCTTCTACCAGCTCGACGGCTCCTGCATCGCGGGCCTCTCCGAGACCGAGCGGTCGGCCATCAACGGCGCCGCCGACCTGCTCGACAACACGATCGCCGGCCGCGTCTCCGCCGCGGGCCTCACCTTCGGCGACGTACGGACCACGTTCACCGGCCACGAGATCTGCTCCGGCTCCTCCTGGCTGCACAGCGTGAACTGGACCAACATCGGCGAGTCCTACCACCCGACCGCCACCGGCCAGTCGAGCGGCTACCTGCCCGTCCTCACCTCCAAGGCCTGAGCCCCGCCGCTCCGGCCCCGAGAGCACGACAGCGCGTCAGTACGCAGGTGAAGCTGTGGTGGCCCCGCTCGTCGTGGGGGTCACCACGTCGCACGTCACGGAGTACGCCACCGAGTTCGACGTCGCGGCGACCGGGCGGTCGACCCGCACCGAGATCTCGTTGTGCAGCGTCCCGCCCTCCTCGTAGGCGGTCTCCGTCGTCTCCACGGTCCGGCTCAGCGCACCGCCCGCCGGGAAGCTCAGGGTCTGCCAGCCCGGCTCCGAGGCCTCCCCGTCCCGCGTCACCCAGCGGAACCGCACCTCGGCCGGCGTCCGCCCCACCGTGATCGTCGCCGAGAACGCGGGCGCCTCCGCGGCAGTCGGCGGACACGGACCCGAGTAACTCCCGCGCACCGCGTGCACGACGACCCGTACCGACTGCGCCGGACGCGTCGTGTACCCGCCGCCGGCCGAACCGCCGCCTCCCGCGGCGCTGCTGCGACCGCCGCTGCTCGTGGGGCTCCGGTCCTCTGCCGTGGAGCCGCCCCGCACCACCTCCGACGCCGAACTCCCGCCGCCGGACGCCCCTCCCGAACCGCCGTCGTCGTCCCCGTTCATCAGCGCGTACGTGAGGGTTCCCACCCCGACCAGCAGGACCACGAGGCCCGCCGCCAGGGCGAGCGAGACGCGGCGGCGGGTGCGCGAGGGGCCGAAGGAGCCGGTGGGCGGAGTCGTCGCCGAGGCCATCGGGGCGGTGCCGCCCGGCGGGGTCGGCGGGCCGGGCGGCTCCCGGTGCGTGCCGAGGCGCGTGGCCGTCGCCGTGGGCGCCGCGTGCACGGGTCCCGAGCGCAGCGTGCCGCCCGCCCCGACGATCCGCAGGTCGTGCTCGGCCTGCTCCGCACCGGTCCGCTCGCCCGGCTCCTTGCGCAGCAGCCCCTCCAGGACCGGGGTCAGCGGGCCCGCCCGGTGCGGTGGCGGCAGCTCGTCGTCCACGACGGCCCGCAGCGTGCTCAGCGGGGTGTCCTGACGGAACGGCGAGTGCCCCTCGACGGCCGCGTATAGCAGCACGCCGAGCGACCACAGGTCGGACTCGGGGCCCGGCGTGCGGCCCAGTGCCCGCTCCGGCGCGAGGAACTCGGGCGAGCCGACGACCTCGCCGGTCATCGTCAGCGCCTGCGTCCCCTCGACCCGCGCGATGCCGAAGTCGGTCAGCACGACCCGGCCGTCGTTCGCCAGCAGCACGTTCCCCGGCTTGACGTCCCGGTGCAGCACCCCGGCCTCGTGCGCGGCCCGCAGCGCCGCCAGGACCTCCGCGCCGACGTGCGCCGCGCGCTGCGGCGACATCGGACCCTCCGCGTCGAGCTGATCGGCGAGCGAGACGCCGCGCACCAGCTCCATGACGATCCACGGCCGGCCCTCGTCGGTCGCCACGTCGTACAGGGTGATCACGTTGCGGTGCGAGACGCGGGCGGCCGCCCAGGCCTCCCGCTCCAGCCGCGCGTACATCCGGTCCAGCTCGGGCCCCGGCAGCCCGGCCGGGGGCCGGACCTCCTTCACCGCGACCTCGCGCCCGAGCACCTCGTCCCGGGCGCGCCAGACGGTGCCCATGCCGCCCTCGCCGATCGGATCGACCAGCCGGTACCGGCCCGCGATCGTCCGCGTTCTGTCCCTGCCCGGCTCCGAGCTCACGGGCGCCCCCCCATCCCCGGCGAGACAAGTCTGAACAAAAGTAGCTCAACCTGGCCTGATCGCGGCACCCTCGGAAGCGGCCGGAGTGAGATCGCCCACGTTGCGCCCGGGACCCCTTCCGGTCCTCCCGCGCCGGCCCGCCGCCGGACCCCGACACGCCGGTCGGCCCTCCGACTTGACCGCGACCGCTCCTTCACTCCCTGTGACGAAGGGGTTCGAAAGCGGACCGGAAACGACCGTCGAGTGCCCAGCTTGTCCAACTCGCCCTGGAAAAAGCCGGATTCGGAGCGTAGTCGCCGACGGGCCGTCAACCTCCGTACGAGGGAGGTGAATCCCTCCGGCGGGATACACGAGTGTCCCGCTGGGGCGATAGGGTTAACCTGCCCGGGCCGGGTGCCCTCGTACGGGTGGGGAGTGACATGGAACAGATAACAGTGCGCAGCAGGCCTCGAGTGCCTGCGATCACCTGCGGGAGCAGCGCGACCAGTTCGCGGCTCGACCGCCATCTCTCGGTGCTCGGCGGCCCCGCCGTCCCGCAGCGCGAGACGGTCGAGGCGACGTTGCTGATGCGTGAACTGACCGCGCGTGACCACGCGCACGAGCGCAGCGGCAGGATCGCACGGATGCGGCGGGTCTCCCTCTTCGCGCCACTGCGACGGCTGAGCCGCTCGCTGTTCGGCGGCCACTGACCGGCCGCCGCAGGGCTCGGGCCCGCATCCGACCTCCGCGCCGTACGGCGTACCGCTGCGCATCTCCGCGACCGTCATCCCCACGGCATGCGGCGGGCGCCCCGGCGGGGGAGTCGGTTGCGGGCCCTGTCTTTCTTCCGGGGCCTGTTCTTCTTCCGGGCCCGTGGGACCGTCAGCCCCGTGCGTAGCGCCGCACCGCGAGCGGCACGCACACCGCGAGCAGCACCCCGCACCACACCAGTGATCCGGCCACCGGGTGAGCCACCGGCCAGCTCGCCCCGTGCGGCACCGGCGCGTTCCCGAACAGGTCGCGCAGCGCCGTGCACACCGCGCTGATCGGGTTCCACTCCGCGACCGTGCGCACCCAGCCGGGCATCCCGGCGGTCGGCAGGTACGCGTTCGACAGCAGCGGCAGCATGAACGTGGCGCTGCCCAACTGCCCCGCCGCCTCCTCGCTCTTGGAAGCGAGGCCGAGCAGGATCCCCAGCCACGTCGTGGCGAACCGGAACAGCAGGAGCAGTCCGAACGCGCCGAGCGCGGGCAGCGGGCCGCCCTCGATCCGCCAGCCCATCGCCAGCCCCACCAGCACCATCGGCACCAGACCCGCGGCCGTCGTCAGCAGGTCGGCGACCGCCTGCCCCAGCGGCACGGCGGCCCGGCTCATCGGCAGGGTGCGGAAGCGGTCCATGACGCCCCGGTGCGCGTCCTGCGCGGCCGCGAACATGCCGGTCATGATGCCGTTGGCCGCCGTCGCCACCAGCATTCCCGGCACCAGGAAGGCCCGGTAGTCCGCGCCCGGCATCGCCATGGCGCTGCCGAACACGTACCCGAAGAACAGCAGCAGGGTGACCGGCATCGTCTGGGTCAGGATCAGCAGGGCCGGCGCCCGCCGGATCCGCTGGAGATGGCGGCCGAGCACCGCCGTGCCGTCGTACAGGATCGCGCTCATGCCGCGGCCTCCGTCAGGGTGGGTCGGGCGGCCGTCAGCCGCAGGAACACTTCGTCGAGCGTGGGCGGGCGCAGGCTCGCGTCGACCAGCGGGACCCCCGCCGCGTCCAGCTCGCGCACCACACGGGGCAGGGTCACGGCCGGATCCAGGACGAGCGCCCCGGCCGTGCGCCGCTCCGCGTCCAACTCGGGCCGTGCACCGGTCAGTTGGTCCAGGACGACGGCAGCCGCGTGCAGGGCCTGCGCGCCCGCGTCCTCCGCGAGGACGACCTCCGCGTAGGAACCGATCCGGGCCTTCAGCTCGGCGGGTGTGCCCGTGTGGGCGGCGCGGCCCTCGTCGATCAGCACGATCTCGTCCGCGAGCAGATCGGCCTCCTCCAGGTACTGGGTGGTCAGCAGGACCGTCGTCCCCGCGGCGGCCAGCTCGCGCACCGCGTCCCAGATCCCGTTCCTGCTGTGCGGGTCGAGGCCCGTCGTCGGCTCGTCCAGGAACAGCACGGCGGGCCGGGTGAGCAGGCTCGCCGCCAGATCGAGCCGGCGTCGCATGCCGCCCGAGTACGTGCGGACCGGCCGGTCCGCGGCGTCCGCCAGCTCGAACCGGTCGAGCAGCTCGTCGGCGCGGGCGCGGGGTGCGCGCAGGAGCTTCGCGAACAGCCGCAGGTTCTCCCGGCCCGACAGGTCGCCGTCGACCGAGGCGTACTGGCCCGTCACGCCGATGCTGCGGCGCACCGCGTGCGCCTGCGTGGCGATGTCGTGCCCCGCGACACGCGCGGAGCCCGCGTCCGGCCGCAGCAGCGTCGTCAGCAGGCGGACCGCCGTCGTCTTGCCCGCCCCGTTCGGGCCGAGCAGACCGCACACGGTGCCTTCGCGCACCGCCAGGTCCAGGCCCCGCACGGCGTGCACGGCCTTCGCGCCGGAGCCGAAGCGCTTCTCCAGACCTTCACTAAGTACAGCGTACGTAGAAGTCATGCCCCCACCGTAGCGCACTACGTACGGTGTACGTAACTACGATGGGGCGAGAAGCTTCGAAAGGTGATGAGCGATGGCGGGCCGAGCGGCCGAACCCGAAGTGATCTGGGCGCGCCCCGAGCGTGCCGGGCGGGGCCCGCGGCCCGCGCACAGCAGGGCCGACATCGCGGCGGCGGCCGTACGGGTCGCCGACGCCGAGGGCATCGAGCAGGTGTCCATGCGGCACGTCGCCGCCGACCTCGGCATGGGCACGATGTCGCTCTACAACTACGTCCCCCGCAAGGAGGACCTGTACGAGCTGATGGTGGACGCCGTCAGCGGGGAGTACGACTACCCCGAGCCCAGCGGCGACTGGCGGGCCGACGTCCTCGGGCTGGCCCACCAGATGCGCGCGATGATGCTCCGCCACCCCTGGCTGCCCCGGCTGATGTCACCGGTCTACGGCTTCAGCCCGAACGCGCTGACGTACCTGGAGTACAGCCTGCGCTGCCTCGACCCGCTGGACCGGCCCTACGGCGCCAAGATGGAGCTGATCGCGTCCCTCAACGGCGTCGTCACGACCTACGTGGCCAACGAGATCGCCACCGCCGAACGCACCCGGTCCCTGCCCTGGAGCGCCGAGCAGGAGCAGGCCGTGCGGATCGGCTACCTCGGCGCGCAGGTCGCCTCCGGCCGCTACCCCCGGCTCGCCGCCGCGTTCACCGAGGACTCCGGGCCGATCGACCTGGAAGCCGTGTTCGACAGGGCGTTGCGCCGCACGATCGAGGGGTTCGTGGCCGCGCCGTCCTGACGGCTGGTCACATCAGGGCGAACTGGCCGCCCGGGCCCTCCTCCTGGTGGTCCAGGACCGAGGCGGGGCGGCGCGCGCCGTCCGGCACCGGCAGCACCCGGGCCCGCGCCAGTTCGTCGGCGGTGAGCGGCTCCGCACCGAGGTTCCCGCGCAACTCCTCGCACTCCGGCTCCAGTTCGGCCTGGAGGGCGAGCACCGTGACGAGTTCGAGCAGCTCGGACGTCCACGACTGCGGCCACGTCGCGGGGCGCACCGCCGCGAGCGTGCCCGGCTCGGCCGGCGCCGTGCGCCGCGCGAACCACTGCTCGATCACCCGCACCCCGCCCACCGTGAAGTCCCAGGCCGCGGCGGGCACCGGCGAGATCCGCCCCTCACCCACGACCAGGGCCTCCTCCTCGCGCTCGTACACCAGCTCCCCGGGGCGGGCGGGCAGTGCGGAACGGACGTACGGGCGGCGCCCGCCCGGCAGCTTGGGGCGCTCGGCGCCACCACCGCCGCGCCGCGCCAGCCACAGCAGCCTGCGGCCCAGAGCGACCCCGCGCTCCCACAGCTCCGGGTCGGTGGTCAGCGGCACCCGGCATCCGCCCGCGTCCCGCACCGCGACCGCGAGCACCCAGGCCAGCAGCTCCTCGGCGCCCACCTCCCGGTCGTAGGTGCCGGACAGATGCGTCAGGAGGCCCGGCGTCACGTTCGGCTCGGTGCCGTCGGGCCGGCGGTACAGGGGGCGGATGCGGCCCGGGCGGCCCGCGGGGGAGCGGCCCTCCGGCAGCACCGCGGACGCGAGCACGGCGGGCCCGGCGGCGTCCGGCACGTGGCCCTGCTCCACGAGGTACAGCTGGCGCTCGCCGGCCACGCGCCACAGCTCGGGGCGCGCGGCGTCCAGGAGTCGCTGGTCGGGGATGAGCCACTGCTCGTCGAACGGCCCGTGCAGCAGCCGCACCGGCTCCGGGCACGGGCCCGCCGCGCGGGCCAGCGGCTCGGTGCCCGTGCGCTGACCGGGGAGTTGAGCGGCGGGGGAGTGCAGCGTCCGGGCCCGGGACGGTTCGAGCAGCAGGGCGCGCTCCTGCGCCTGCGCCCCGACGAACCGCTCCCAGCGGGCCTTCAGCGACGCGGCGTCCGGCGCGACCGGCCAGCTGCGGCCCAGCCGCAGGGGCGCGACGGACCACGGCATGAGGTCCGGGAGCGGCAGTGCGTGCGAGAGCCCGTCGTTCGTCACGCCCGGCATGGTACGTCCCCCCGATGGCCGTTCAGTCGGCGTCCAGCGTCACCGTGAACGAGAAGCGGTCGCCGCGGTAATGGATCACCGCGACGTCCAGGACCCTGCCCGCTTCGTCGTAGGTGATGCCCGTGTAGTGCAGGATCGGGCTCAGCAACGGCACTTCGAGCAGCCGGGCCGTCTCCGGGTCGGCGAGGCGGGCCTCCACCGAGTCCGTGATCCGGCTGATGCGCACGCCCACGACGTCCCGCAGCACCTTCGTCATCGGCCAGCGCTCCAGATCGGCCGGGTCGACGAGGGGGCCGAGGTCGGGGCGCAGGTAGTTGCGGGCGTGGTTGGTCGGCTCGCCCGTCTTCTCGTCGCAGCGCAGCCGGTGGTACGCGGCCACGTGCTCGGCGCCGGGGAAGTGCTCGGCGAGGGCGGTGGGCACCGGGGCGGAGCGGTCGTGGTCGAGCAGGCGGGTCGTCATGCCCGACTGCTGGGCCACGATCGCGTCCACCGAGCCCAGCAGGCGGACCGGGGCGCCCCGGCGGGCCGCCGGCTCGATGAACGTGCCGCGGCGGCGGTGCCGGGTGATCAGGCCCTCGTCCTCCAGCTCCTTCAGGGCCTGGCGCATCGTGAGCACGGAGACCCCGTAGTGGGCCGCGAGCTGTTCCTCGGTGGGCAGGCGGAGCGGGTCCTGGGGGGATCTGCCGAGTATGGAGGCGCGCAAGGACTGCGACACCTGAT
This window harbors:
- a CDS encoding SGNH/GDSL hydrolase family protein, which encodes MRRTRIAAYVTSLLFAATAVLTGAATAQAAGTGYVALGDSYSSGVGAGSYDSASGSCKRSTKAYPALWAASHSPASFNFVACSGAVTGDVLNNQLGPLNSSTGLVSISIGGNDAGFADVMTTCVLYSESTCVNRVNQARAYVTSTLPAKLDAVYQAIKAKAPSARVVVLGYPRFYQLDGSCIAGLSETERSAINGAADLLDNTIAGRVSAAGLTFGDVRTTFTGHEICSGSSWLHSVNWTNIGESYHPTATGQSSGYLPVLTSKA
- a CDS encoding serine/threonine-protein kinase, which encodes MSSEPGRDRTRTIAGRYRLVDPIGEGGMGTVWRARDEVLGREVAVKEVRPPAGLPGPELDRMYARLEREAWAAARVSHRNVITLYDVATDEGRPWIVMELVRGVSLADQLDAEGPMSPQRAAHVGAEVLAALRAAHEAGVLHRDVKPGNVLLANDGRVVLTDFGIARVEGTQALTMTGEVVGSPEFLAPERALGRTPGPESDLWSLGVLLYAAVEGHSPFRQDTPLSTLRAVVDDELPPPHRAGPLTPVLEGLLRKEPGERTGAEQAEHDLRIVGAGGTLRSGPVHAAPTATATRLGTHREPPGPPTPPGGTAPMASATTPPTGSFGPSRTRRRVSLALAAGLVVLLVGVGTLTYALMNGDDDGGSGGASGGGSSASEVVRGGSTAEDRSPTSSGGRSSAAGGGGSAGGGYTTRPAQSVRVVVHAVRGSYSGPCPPTAAEAPAFSATITVGRTPAEVRFRWVTRDGEASEPGWQTLSFPAGGALSRTVETTETAYEEGGTLHNEISVRVDRPVAATSNSVAYSVTCDVVTPTTSGATTASPAY
- a CDS encoding ABC transporter permease; the encoded protein is MSAILYDGTAVLGRHLQRIRRAPALLILTQTMPVTLLLFFGYVFGSAMAMPGADYRAFLVPGMLVATAANGIMTGMFAAAQDAHRGVMDRFRTLPMSRAAVPLGQAVADLLTTAAGLVPMVLVGLAMGWRIEGGPLPALGAFGLLLLFRFATTWLGILLGLASKSEEAAGQLGSATFMLPLLSNAYLPTAGMPGWVRTVAEWNPISAVCTALRDLFGNAPVPHGASWPVAHPVAGSLVWCGVLLAVCVPLAVRRYARG
- a CDS encoding ATP-binding cassette domain-containing protein, coding for MTSTYAVLSEGLEKRFGSGAKAVHAVRGLDLAVREGTVCGLLGPNGAGKTTAVRLLTTLLRPDAGSARVAGHDIATQAHAVRRSIGVTGQYASVDGDLSGRENLRLFAKLLRAPRARADELLDRFELADAADRPVRTYSGGMRRRLDLAASLLTRPAVLFLDEPTTGLDPHSRNGIWDAVRELAAAGTTVLLTTQYLEEADLLADEIVLIDEGRAAHTGTPAELKARIGSYAEVVLAEDAGAQALHAAAVVLDQLTGARPELDAERRTAGALVLDPAVTLPRVVRELDAAGVPLVDASLRPPTLDEVFLRLTAARPTLTEAAA
- a CDS encoding TetR/AcrR family transcriptional regulator; the encoded protein is MAGRAAEPEVIWARPERAGRGPRPAHSRADIAAAAVRVADAEGIEQVSMRHVAADLGMGTMSLYNYVPRKEDLYELMVDAVSGEYDYPEPSGDWRADVLGLAHQMRAMMLRHPWLPRLMSPVYGFSPNALTYLEYSLRCLDPLDRPYGAKMELIASLNGVVTTYVANEIATAERTRSLPWSAEQEQAVRIGYLGAQVASGRYPRLAAAFTEDSGPIDLEAVFDRALRRTIEGFVAAPS
- a CDS encoding type ISP restriction/modification enzyme; the protein is MPGVTNDGLSHALPLPDLMPWSVAPLRLGRSWPVAPDAASLKARWERFVGAQAQERALLLEPSRARTLHSPAAQLPGQRTGTEPLARAAGPCPEPVRLLHGPFDEQWLIPDQRLLDAARPELWRVAGERQLYLVEQGHVPDAAGPAVLASAVLPEGRSPAGRPGRIRPLYRRPDGTEPNVTPGLLTHLSGTYDREVGAEELLAWVLAVAVRDAGGCRVPLTTDPELWERGVALGRRLLWLARRGGGGAERPKLPGGRRPYVRSALPARPGELVYEREEEALVVGEGRISPVPAAAWDFTVGGVRVIEQWFARRTAPAEPGTLAAVRPATWPQSWTSELLELVTVLALQAELEPECEELRGNLGAEPLTADELARARVLPVPDGARRPASVLDHQEEGPGGQFALM
- a CDS encoding GntR family transcriptional regulator, producing MTSFAPDSIVLNRKLPLWYQVSQSLRASILGRSPQDPLRLPTEEQLAAHYGVSVLTMRQALKELEDEGLITRHRRRGTFIEPAARRGAPVRLLGSVDAIVAQQSGMTTRLLDHDRSAPVPTALAEHFPGAEHVAAYHRLRCDEKTGEPTNHARNYLRPDLGPLVDPADLERWPMTKVLRDVVGVRISRITDSVEARLADPETARLLEVPLLSPILHYTGITYDEAGRVLDVAVIHYRGDRFSFTVTLDAD